The proteins below come from a single Zea mays cultivar B73 chromosome 8, Zm-B73-REFERENCE-NAM-5.0, whole genome shotgun sequence genomic window:
- the LOC110991263 gene encoding Ammonium transporter 3 member 1, with protein sequence MSTTAYNMSSAYMPNPSIGIPDWLNKGDNAWQMVAATLVGLQSVPGLVILYGSIVKKKWAVNSAFMALYAFAAVWLCWVMWGYQMSFGQKLLPFWGKAGHTLGQGFLLSQAGLPATTHFFHGSGVVETGEITPLYPMASMVYFQCVFAAITLILLAGSLLGRMNFKAWMLFVPLWLTFSYTIGAFSIWGGGFLFHWGVIDYSGGYVIHLSSGVAGFTAAYWVGPRLTKDRERFPPNNVLLMLTGAGILWMGWAGFNGGDPYAANIDSSIAVVNTNICAATSLLVWTCLDVIFFKKPSVIGAVQGMITGLVCITPGAGLVQGWAAIVMGMLSGSIPWCTMMVVHKRSRLLQQVDDTLGVFHTHAVAGFLGGATTGLFAHPDLCPLFLPVTNSRGAFYGDGMQFLRQVVGALFIISWNVVVTSLVCLVVRLVVPLRMPDDELAIGDDAVHGEEAYALWGDGEKYDSTKHGWYSDNDTQHNKAPSGVTQNV encoded by the exons ATGTCGACCACCGCCTACAACATGTCGTCGGCGTACATGCCGAACCCGAGCATCGGCATACCGGACTGGCTGAACAAGGGCGACAACGCGTGGCAGATGGTGGCGGCCACGCTGGTGGGCCTGCAGAGCGTGCCGGGGCTGGTGATCCTGTACGGCAGCATCGTGAAGAAGAAGTGGGCCGTGAACTCGGCGTTCATGGCGCTGTACGCGTTCGCCGCCGTGTGGCTGTGCTGGGTCATGTGGGGCTACCAGATGTCCTTCGGCCAGAAGCTGCTCCCGTTCTGGGGCAAGGCCGGCCACACGCTCGGCCAGGGCTTCCTCCTCAGCCAGGCGGGGCTCCCGGCGACCACGCACTTCTTCCACGGCAGCGGCGTCGTCGAGACGGGCGAGATCACGCCCTTGTATCCCATGGCGTCCATGGTCTACTTCCAGTGCGTGTTCGCCGCCATCACGCTCATCCTGCTCGCCGGCTCCCTGCTCGGCCGCATGAACTTCAAGGCGTGGATGCTCTTCGTCCCGCTCTGGCTCACCTTCTCCTACACCATCGGCGCCTTCTCCATCTGGGGCGGTGGCTTCCTCTTCCACTGGGGCGTCATCGACTACTCCGGCGGCTACGTCATCCACCTCTCCTCGGGCGTCGCGGGCTTCACCGCCGCCTACTGGGTCGGGCCCAGGCTCACCAAGGACAGGGAGAGGTTCCCGCCAAACAACGTCCTGCTCATGCTCACCGGCGCCGGCATCCTGTGGATGGGCTGGGCTGGCTTCAACGGCGGAGACCCCTACGCCGCCAACATCGACTCCTCCATCGCCGTGGTCAACACCAACATCTGCGCCGCCACCAGCCTCCTCGTCTGGACCTGCCTCGACGTCATCTTCTTCAAGAAGCCCTCCGTCATCGGCGCCGTCCAGGGCATGATCACGGGTCTCGTCTGCATCACTCCCGGCGCAG GCCTGGTCCAGGGCTGGGCGGCGATCGTGATGGGCATGCTCTCGGGCAGCATCCCGTGGTGCACGATGATGGTGGTGCACAAGCGCTCCCGCCTGCTGCAGCAGGTGGACGACACCCTGGGCGTGTTCCACACCCACGCCGTGGCCGGGTTCCTGGGCGGCGCCACCACGGGGCTGTTCGCGCACCCGGACCTGTGCCCGCTGTTCCTGCCCGTCACCAACTCCCGCGGCGCCTTCTACGGCGACGGCATGCAGTTCCTCAGGCAGGTGGTCGGCGCGCTCTTCATCATCTCCTGGAACGTGGTGGTCACCAGCCTCGTGTGCCTGGTGGTGCGGCTCGTGGTGCCGCTGCGCATGCCCGACGACGAGCTGGCCATCGGCGACGACGCCGTGCACGGCGAGGAGGCCTACGCGCTCTGGGGCGACGGCGAGAAGTACGACTCCACCAAGCACGGCTGGTACTCGGACAACGACACGCAGCACAACAAGGCGCCCAGCGGCGTCACGCAGAACGTCTGA